The Chanodichthys erythropterus isolate Z2021 chromosome 14, ASM2448905v1, whole genome shotgun sequence genome window below encodes:
- the prlh gene encoding prolactin-releasing peptide — protein sequence MVVKLCVLLCLLMLLACFTQPKPHDELPLRSMEIRDPNIDAVWYKDRGIRPVGRFGRRMAQRGEGSYFGKHRFCHPEVQAVNQQLKPANNYK from the exons ATGGTTGTAAAGCTGTGTGTCTTGCTCTGTCTCCTTATGCTGTTGGCATGTTTTACCCAGCCAAAACCTCATGATGAGCTTCCATTACGCTCAATGGAGATCAGAG ATCCAAACATTGATGCCGTTTGGTATAAAGACAGAGGAATACGACCTGTTGGAAGATTTGGGCGAAGGATGGCACAAAGAGGTGAAGGATCATATTTTGGAAAGCACAGGTTTTGCCATCCTGAGGTCCAGGCTGTAAACCAACAACTTAAACCTgcaaataattacaaatga
- the mlphb gene encoding melanophilin produces the protein MRFKMMPNSSNGKSLDLSRLTDDEAKHVWQVIQRDFHLRQKEEDRLGELKTKIMKEDTKRELLEYQPKLSDSLCIRCLQPFKFLVNNKRQCLDCKLFVCKSCSRFNKKDRGWVCDPCHMSRILKIGTLEWFHENVRSRFKRFGSAKVMNSLFKRLNSDRASSQTDLREPRDDDTHSMPEVHTGSLFNQEDEQSERERAERRHFSLMRKGRRLLPVDPLEFNIGVENSAYSRTPLLLYSGSQEKVTQSKDSVNEDNWCTTFKQILENGTHGRGDEMKDMLQISLRSLDKPSHFDECTPHLEQRMTKSRSLSKMSLSSAGSANYHLHRELSYSLEDSEDDDESEMNVMYSPALLREPSPDEVPPQIIELNKRMSSIETLLSRLEKKIAFPVIGGSTELVEQKVEDLSPADLEELELRKKLDELTEKISDKGLSSDEEDATKSSEDSQKKGALSHASTMRGASAGLGNVRHEWPLEVEWKAKPNIHKSLKKQKRVSSFEFSNTTSCELSQLEGKVAMAAASVQSTQSGVTDIQKRIAALSAAGMTVETSRRREAAMKKNLYGSWSLCEANSAI, from the exons ATGAGATTCAAGATGATGCCCAACAGCAGCAATGGGAAGAGTTTGGATCTCTCCAGGCTGACAGATGATGAAGCCAAGCACGTTTGGCAGGTGATCCAGAGAGACTTCCACCTGCGACAGAAAGAAGAAGACAGGCTAGG GGAACTCAAGACGAAAATAATGAAAGAGGATACGAAGAGAGAGCTGCTGGAATATCAGCCTAAACTCAGTGATTCACTCTGCATCCGCTGTCTGCAGCCCTTCAAATTCCTTGTCAACAACAAGCGCCAGTGTCTGGATTGCAAGCTATTTGTCTGCAAGTCCTGCAGCCGTTTTAACAAGAAGGACCGCGGTTGGGTGTGTGATCCATGCCACATGTCCAG AATCCTTAAGATTGGAACTCTGGAATGGTTCCATGAGAATGTACGCTCTCGCTTCAAGCGTTTTGGCAGTGCAAAGGTCATGAATTCGCTTTTCAAGAGGCTAAACAGCGACCGTGCCTCCTCTCAAACTGACCTCAGAG AGCCTCGAGATGATGACACGCACAGCATGCCTGAAGTTCACa CTGGCTCTCTGTTTAACCAGGAAGATGAGCAATCTGAGAGGGAGAGGGCTGAGAGACGCCACTTCAGCCTG ATGAGAAAAGGCAGACGGCTGCTTCCTGTTGATCCCCTTGAATTTAATATTGGCGTTGAGAACTCTGCTTATTCCCGCACCCCCTTACTTCTG tattcaggtAGCCAAGAGAAAGTAACCCAGAGTAAGGACTCAGTAAATGAAGACAACTGGTGCACAACCTTTAAGCAGATCCTGGAGAATGGAACTCATGGCAGAGGTGATGAGATGAAGGACATGTTGCAAATCAGCCTGAGAAGTCTGGACAAACCCTCTCATTTTG ATGAATGCACACCACACCTAGAACAGAGGATGACAAAGTCTCGTTCCCTCTCCAAGATGAGTCTCTCTTCAGCTGGCAGCGCTAACTATCACCTCCACCGTGAGCTTTCTTACAGCCTGGAAGACTCAGAGGATGATGATGAATCTGAGATGAATGTCATGTACAGTCCTGCCCTACTTAGGGAGCCATCACCAGATGAGGTTCCCCCACAG ATTATTGAGCTCAACAAGCGTATGTCATCAATCGAGACTCTTCTGAGCCGCTTGGAGAAGAAAATTGCCTTTCCGGTAATTGGGGGATCAACAGAACTG GTTGAGCAGAAAGTGGAGGATTTGTCTCCAGCTGACTTAGAGGAGCTTGAGCTCAGAAAAAAGCTTGATGAACTTACTGAAAAAATAAGTGACAAAGGCCTGTCATCTGATGAGGAGGATGCAACGAAATCTTCAGAGGACTCTCAAAAGAAAGGGGCCCTTTCCCATGCTTCAACTATGAGAGGAGCTTCAGCTGGACTTGGAAATGTCAGACATGAGTGGCCCCTTGAGGTTGAGTGG AAAGCAAAGCCGAATATACATAAATCCTTAAAAAAGCAGAAGCGGGTGAGTTCCTTTGAGTTTAGTAATACAACCAGCTGTGAACTGTCGCAACTAGAGGGTAAAGTTGCAATGGCAGCCGCCAGTGTCCAGAGCACTCAAAGCGGG GTTACAGACATTCAGAAAAGAATCGCTGCTTTGAGTGCTGCAGGAATGACAGTGGAGACGTCCCGCAGACGG GAGGCAGCAATGAAGAAAAATCTTTACGGAAGCTGGTCATTATGTGAAGCAAATTCAGCAATTTAG